One window of Nostoc sp. C052 genomic DNA carries:
- the rpmG gene encoding 50S ribosomal protein L33, with protein sequence MAKSKGARIIITLECTECRTNSDKRSAGVSRYTSTKNRRNTTNRLELKKFCTHCNKHTVHKEIK encoded by the coding sequence ATGGCTAAGAGTAAAGGTGCCCGCATTATTATCACACTAGAGTGTACTGAGTGCCGGACAAATTCAGATAAGCGTTCTGCTGGTGTTTCACGTTATACCAGTACAAAGAATCGCCGCAACACCACTAACAGGCTAGAACTGAAAAAGTTCTGCACCCACTGCAACAAACATACCGTTCATAAGGAAATTAAGTAA
- the hemE gene encoding uroporphyrinogen decarboxylase has protein sequence MSVYSTTPHLLRAARGEVVDRPPVWMMRQAGRYMKAYRDLRDKYPSFRDRSEIPDVAIEVSLQPWRAFQPDGVILFSDIVTPLPGLGIDMDIAEGKGPIIHSPLRTQEQIDNLHPLEPEAALPFIKTILQALRSEVGDKSTVLGFVGAPWTLAAYAVEGKGSKTYSIIKNLAFSDPTILHQLLAKLADAIAIYARYQIDSGAQVIQMFDSWAGQLSPQDYDTFALPYQQRVFQQVKQTHPETPLILLVSGSAGVLERMAQSGADIVSVDWAVDMADARARLGKQVKVQGNLDPGVLFGSKQFIRDRILDTVRKAGNWGHILNLGHGVLPETPEENVAFFFETAKELNLAGVKG, from the coding sequence ATGAGTGTTTATTCAACAACTCCTCATCTCTTACGGGCTGCTCGTGGTGAAGTAGTAGATCGTCCCCCTGTATGGATGATGCGACAAGCGGGACGATATATGAAAGCATATCGAGACTTAAGAGATAAGTATCCTTCGTTTCGCGATCGCTCGGAAATTCCAGATGTAGCAATTGAAGTTTCCTTGCAACCGTGGAGAGCTTTCCAACCAGATGGAGTAATTTTATTTTCTGATATTGTCACCCCATTACCTGGTTTGGGTATTGACATGGATATTGCGGAAGGTAAAGGGCCAATCATTCATTCACCCCTCCGCACTCAAGAACAAATTGATAATTTGCATCCCTTAGAACCAGAAGCCGCGCTACCATTCATCAAAACGATTTTGCAAGCGCTGCGTTCGGAAGTAGGTGATAAATCAACGGTGTTGGGCTTTGTGGGTGCGCCGTGGACGTTAGCAGCTTATGCAGTAGAAGGAAAAGGTTCTAAAACCTACTCCATCATCAAAAATCTGGCATTTTCAGATCCGACGATATTGCATCAACTGTTAGCTAAATTAGCAGATGCGATCGCCATTTATGCCCGCTACCAAATTGACTCTGGCGCTCAAGTTATCCAAATGTTCGATTCTTGGGCAGGTCAATTGAGTCCTCAAGATTATGATACCTTTGCTCTTCCCTATCAACAGAGAGTTTTCCAGCAAGTCAAGCAAACCCATCCCGAAACACCTTTGATTTTGCTAGTTAGCGGTAGTGCGGGTGTGTTGGAAAGAATGGCACAATCTGGCGCTGATATTGTCAGTGTAGACTGGGCTGTAGATATGGCAGATGCACGAGCCAGATTGGGTAAGCAAGTCAAAGTTCAAGGAAATCTTGACCCAGGCGTGTTATTCGGCTCTAAACAGTTTATCCGCGATCGCATCCTCGATACCGTTCGCAAAGCTGGCAATTGGGGTCATATTCTCAATCTTGGTCATGGTGTCCTCCCAGAAACTCCCGAAGAAAATGTCGCTTTCTTCTTTGAAACCGCAAAAGAACTTAACCTTGCAGGAGTTAAGGGTTAG
- a CDS encoding type II toxin-antitoxin system RelE/ParE family toxin has product MSRYVLTIPAKQDLKEINRYIIRYNPDAARRLNEKIKQQCKLLADFPNMGQSSDTFVSGLRSFPVEDYLIFYRPIDGGVEVVRIVSGYRDLETVF; this is encoded by the coding sequence ATGAGTCGGTACGTTTTAACAATTCCAGCCAAGCAAGACCTCAAAGAGATTAATCGCTATATTATCCGCTACAATCCTGATGCAGCTCGAAGACTCAATGAAAAAATCAAACAGCAGTGTAAACTGTTGGCTGATTTTCCTAATATGGGGCAAAGTTCCGATACTTTTGTCAGTGGTTTACGGAGTTTCCCAGTAGAAGATTACTTAATATTTTATCGTCCTATTGATGGCGGCGTGGAAGTTGTACGTATTGTCAGCGGTTATCGGGATTTAGAGACAGTTTTTTAA
- the rpsR gene encoding 30S ribosomal protein S18 yields MSYFRRRLSPIKPGEPIDYKDVDLLRKFVTERGKILPRRITGLTSQQQRELTLAIKRSRIVALLPFINAEG; encoded by the coding sequence ATGAGTTATTTCCGTCGTCGTCTTTCTCCGATCAAGCCAGGAGAACCAATCGATTATAAAGATGTTGATTTATTGCGTAAGTTTGTCACCGAGCGGGGTAAAATACTGCCACGTCGGATTACAGGGCTGACATCTCAGCAACAGCGAGAGTTGACATTAGCAATTAAGCGATCGCGGATTGTGGCTTTGTTGCCATTTATCAATGCGGAAGGCTAA
- a CDS encoding ribonuclease catalytic domain-containing protein — protein MEKGTLVEFRVQGDRRLGIVERPDGKTRWFVVDERGQSHSLAPRQITYTVTGQTYKTSEIASFLEQVKPYLDPSSLEVAWELLVEDGETVTPDQMANLLFSESAAPLCYAAYCLLSDDKLYFKQKGDAYEPRTAAQVAERQHQVEVEALKAKGQQEFLARVEQALKGEAVEWGRHDRQRLEGLEKYAALIADTVRTGVNYDSLARAYPPSAAVLETMTMLGRPTTPQGAFQLLVDLGYWSPYENLFLRRSSIPIQFPHKVLEVAQQRLDFPPIDSDTNRLDLTHLKVYTIDDETTTEIDDGLSWEILPDGRERLWVHIADPTRWLVPEDELDLEARKRGTTVYLPTGMIPMFPEVLATGPMSLIQGRVCCALSFGIILGTTGGVEDYSIHTSLIKPTYRLTYEDVDEMLQLRVQAEPEIAAIAIWAQRRRAWRYAQGAISITMPEATIKVKGEEIHIDILDDSPSRQLVAEMMIVAGEVAARYGKTHNIPLPFRGQPQPELPPDEELLLLPAGFVRACAMRRCMPKSEMSITPLRHAGLGLDTYTQATSPIRRYSDLLTHFQIKAHLRGEVLPFSADQLKEVMMTVTSITQEVTMVERQTNRYYALEYLRRHPEETWDVTVLMWLREDSNLALILLEDLGLQLPMVFKRSVNLGEQIVVKVSHADPQKDMIQFQEIIYQEAQTAAN, from the coding sequence GTGGAGAAGGGGACGCTAGTTGAATTTAGGGTTCAAGGCGATCGCCGTCTGGGCATCGTAGAACGTCCAGACGGTAAAACCCGCTGGTTTGTGGTAGACGAACGTGGTCAATCCCACAGCCTCGCGCCTAGACAAATAACCTATACAGTTACCGGACAGACTTACAAGACCTCTGAGATTGCCAGCTTTTTGGAGCAGGTCAAGCCTTATTTAGACCCATCTAGCTTAGAGGTAGCTTGGGAATTACTGGTCGAAGATGGGGAAACCGTTACCCCCGACCAAATGGCGAATCTGCTATTTTCCGAATCAGCTGCGCCTCTTTGTTATGCCGCCTATTGCTTGTTATCAGACGATAAACTCTATTTCAAGCAAAAAGGAGACGCTTACGAGCCGCGAACTGCTGCTCAAGTGGCAGAGCGTCAGCACCAAGTGGAAGTAGAGGCACTAAAAGCTAAAGGACAGCAGGAATTTTTAGCTCGTGTAGAACAGGCGCTCAAAGGTGAAGCCGTAGAGTGGGGACGCCACGATCGCCAGCGCTTAGAAGGACTAGAGAAATACGCAGCGCTAATCGCTGATACCGTGCGGACGGGGGTTAATTATGACTCCTTGGCTCGCGCTTATCCGCCCAGCGCTGCCGTATTAGAAACAATGACCATGCTGGGACGACCCACAACGCCCCAAGGGGCCTTTCAATTATTGGTAGATTTGGGTTACTGGAGTCCTTATGAAAACTTGTTCCTGCGTCGTTCTTCAATTCCGATTCAATTTCCTCATAAGGTATTAGAAGTGGCGCAACAGCGTTTGGATTTCCCGCCGATTGACTCAGATACAAACCGCCTTGATCTGACTCACCTGAAGGTGTACACCATTGATGATGAAACGACCACAGAGATTGACGATGGTCTGAGTTGGGAAATACTACCCGATGGACGGGAACGCCTCTGGGTGCATATTGCCGATCCCACTAGATGGTTAGTGCCGGAAGATGAATTAGATTTAGAAGCCAGAAAGCGCGGTACTACAGTCTATTTACCGACGGGGATGATTCCCATGTTTCCCGAAGTATTGGCAACTGGGCCAATGAGTCTGATTCAGGGAAGGGTTTGTTGCGCCCTCAGTTTCGGGATTATTTTAGGTACAACTGGGGGAGTAGAAGATTACAGCATTCATACCAGCTTGATTAAGCCGACTTATCGCCTCACCTACGAAGATGTCGATGAAATGCTGCAATTACGGGTACAAGCAGAACCGGAAATTGCGGCGATCGCTATTTGGGCACAACGGCGGAGAGCTTGGCGTTACGCCCAAGGGGCAATTAGCATCACCATGCCCGAAGCGACGATTAAAGTCAAAGGTGAAGAGATCCACATTGATATTTTGGACGATTCCCCATCGCGGCAACTGGTAGCAGAAATGATGATTGTTGCCGGTGAAGTTGCGGCTCGTTATGGTAAAACTCATAACATACCTTTGCCCTTCCGCGGTCAACCGCAACCAGAATTACCTCCAGATGAGGAATTGCTACTACTTCCAGCCGGATTCGTTCGCGCTTGCGCCATGCGTCGTTGTATGCCCAAGAGTGAAATGAGCATTACGCCTTTGCGTCATGCTGGTTTGGGTTTAGATACTTATACCCAAGCAACCTCTCCCATCCGCCGCTACAGTGACTTACTCACCCACTTTCAAATTAAAGCCCATTTGCGGGGTGAAGTTCTGCCATTTTCCGCAGATCAACTTAAAGAAGTGATGATGACTGTCACCAGTATCACCCAAGAGGTGACAATGGTGGAACGACAAACTAATAGATATTACGCACTAGAATATTTACGCCGTCATCCAGAAGAAACTTGGGATGTGACAGTGTTGATGTGGCTGCGAGAAGACAGTAACTTAGCCCTAATTTTGTTAGAAGATTTAGGCTTGCAGTTACCAATGGTTTTCAAACGTTCTGTGAACTTGGGCGAACAGATAGTAGTGAAAGTTAGCCACGCCGATCCACAAAAAGATATGATCCAGTTTCAAGAAATAATTTATCAAGAAGCCCAAACAGCGGCGAATTAA
- a CDS encoding 2-isopropylmalate synthase — protein MRSLSLANMSENHHKVIIFDTTMRDGELTPGVKMNLQQKITISQLLEEMGVDIIEVGYPASSQKDFDEVLNLSKIIKNSTICGLASSNSNEIITLAEVIKPAIRGRIHIYTPVNLKNQSKLTKEEVLATIKDSVSLARNYCNDVEWSAFDAPRSEPDFLCKSIETAIKSGATTVSIPDSLGLASPEEFSQLLQIIFNRVPNINEVVVSVHCHDDLGMAVDNSLIALSCGVRQIECAINGLGARKGNADFSQVVMEILKQENYQLEINTSLMSKAAELIFQITGIEKAK, from the coding sequence GTGCGATCGCTATCTTTAGCCAATATGTCAGAAAATCATCACAAAGTAATTATTTTTGATACCACCATGCGTGATGGAGAATTGACGCCTGGTGTAAAGATGAATTTACAACAAAAAATTACTATCTCCCAATTGCTCGAAGAAATGGGAGTAGATATTATTGAAGTTGGTTATCCAGCAAGTTCTCAAAAAGATTTTGATGAAGTCTTGAATCTTTCTAAAATAATTAAAAATTCTACTATTTGTGGGCTAGCTAGTTCCAATTCAAATGAAATAATCACTCTTGCCGAAGTAATTAAACCAGCAATCAGAGGTAGAATTCACATTTATACTCCGGTAAATCTTAAAAATCAGTCTAAATTAACCAAAGAAGAAGTATTAGCAACAATAAAAGACAGTGTTTCTCTAGCACGCAATTACTGTAATGATGTAGAATGGAGTGCTTTTGATGCCCCCAGAAGTGAGCCAGATTTTTTGTGTAAATCTATTGAAACTGCAATTAAGAGTGGTGCTACTACTGTTAGTATTCCTGATAGCTTAGGTTTGGCATCACCAGAAGAGTTTTCGCAACTTCTGCAAATAATTTTTAATCGAGTACCAAATATTAACGAAGTTGTCGTTTCAGTACACTGTCATGATGATTTGGGTATGGCGGTAGATAATTCACTCATTGCTTTAAGTTGTGGCGTGAGGCAAATTGAATGTGCAATTAATGGTTTGGGTGCGAGGAAAGGTAACGCAGATTTCAGTCAAGTTGTGATGGAAATTTTAAAACAAGAGAATTATCAACTTGAGATTAACACTTCGCTAATGAGTAAAGCAGCAGAGTTAATTTTTCAAATAACTGGGATTGAAAAAGCCAAATAG
- a CDS encoding glycosyltransferase: MHICHIVLNNIGGAPKVADSLISSQSKAGYEVSTVVLTVLESQWIVSFKAAKTVIVMKVAGTLFIIGGMIHQIWVAIKLSRVIAEQKPDIIVCHTAFITKLFYLSKFIPGSFSVPYISYIHSDYISESYVERKTNPISALIQNLFISLASRIDMLALQQASGLIFVCNSLYQRFANIGLKHHRVVISYNPAIDDISNQPLHPIAKSWLSNSQLITFVCASRFHHQKDHKTLLKAFAKVSENHLNIRLILLGEGDLETEIQALAKFLDIDEIVLFAGSVLNPRAYFSLSRAVILASHFEGLPLVLVEAVASGVTFIATDCPVGPREISEVLKCGTIIPPSNVDALAAAIIDHVKTPQEKIERSEEIAQLFSAASCAERLEVLIKQVISE, translated from the coding sequence ATGCATATTTGTCATATAGTTTTGAATAACATTGGTGGAGCGCCAAAAGTTGCTGATTCGCTAATTTCTTCTCAGTCCAAAGCTGGCTACGAAGTTTCTACTGTGGTGCTTACTGTTTTAGAGTCACAATGGATAGTATCTTTTAAAGCAGCCAAAACTGTGATTGTGATGAAAGTTGCAGGTACTCTATTTATTATCGGGGGGATGATACATCAAATATGGGTAGCAATAAAATTAAGCAGGGTGATTGCTGAACAAAAACCGGATATTATTGTTTGTCATACTGCATTTATTACTAAACTCTTTTATCTATCTAAATTCATTCCTGGTAGTTTCTCTGTTCCCTATATTAGCTATATTCACAGCGATTATATTTCTGAATCATACGTTGAACGTAAAACAAACCCCATTAGCGCATTGATTCAAAACTTATTTATCAGTCTTGCTAGCAGAATCGATATGCTTGCGCTTCAGCAAGCTAGTGGATTAATATTTGTTTGCAATTCTCTATATCAAAGATTCGCAAATATTGGGTTAAAGCATCATCGAGTTGTGATATCTTATAATCCAGCTATAGATGATATTAGTAACCAACCTCTTCATCCTATAGCCAAATCTTGGTTGAGTAATTCGCAGTTGATTACCTTTGTATGTGCTTCTAGATTTCACCATCAAAAAGACCATAAAACCTTACTCAAAGCATTTGCTAAAGTTAGTGAAAATCACTTAAATATTCGGCTGATTTTGTTAGGGGAAGGTGATTTAGAGACAGAGATACAAGCTCTAGCAAAGTTTTTAGATATTGATGAAATTGTGCTGTTTGCCGGTTCTGTTCTCAATCCTAGAGCTTATTTCTCACTGTCTAGAGCAGTTATACTTGCTTCCCATTTTGAAGGCTTACCACTGGTTCTTGTAGAAGCTGTAGCTAGTGGGGTAACATTTATTGCCACTGATTGCCCAGTTGGTCCACGTGAGATTTCTGAAGTACTTAAATGTGGGACAATAATACCACCAAGTAATGTAGATGCGTTAGCAGCAGCCATTATTGACCATGTAAAAACTCCTCAGGAGAAAATTGAACGCTCTGAGGAAATTGCACAATTATTTAGTGCGGCTAGCTGTGCTGAAAGATTAGAAGTTTTGATAAAGCAAGTTATTTCAGAATAA
- a CDS encoding NAD(P)-dependent oxidoreductase, whose protein sequence is MSQKRILVTGASGCVGHYLTEALIKETDHELYLLVRNPSKLQIDTNARSGIKVLQGDMQNIRQFADLLSTIDTAVLTATAWGGDETFDINVVKTIELLELLDPERCQQVIYFSTASVLDRYNQPLKEAGEIGTDYIRSKYECLEKKEKLAIAPKITTVFPTLVLGGDANKPYSAVTSGIPEVTKYINLIRFLEADGSFHFIHGRDIATVVRYLIDHPPKNHQPHRLVLGQAPLTANQAIKEVCAYLGKKIYFRIPISLALANLIIVLFRIQMAAWDRFCMNYRHFTYEKFINPDSFGLPNYCATMSDILKISGIKRAKN, encoded by the coding sequence ATGAGCCAGAAACGGATTTTAGTGACTGGTGCAAGTGGTTGTGTAGGTCATTATTTAACAGAAGCCTTAATTAAGGAAACAGATCACGAACTGTATCTACTAGTTAGGAACCCAAGCAAACTGCAAATTGATACCAACGCACGTTCAGGTATCAAAGTTTTGCAAGGTGATATGCAGAATATTCGCCAGTTTGCCGATTTGCTATCCACAATTGATACGGCGGTACTCACAGCCACAGCTTGGGGTGGTGATGAGACATTTGATATTAATGTCGTCAAGACTATAGAGTTGCTCGAACTACTAGATCCAGAACGTTGTCAGCAGGTGATTTATTTTTCGACAGCCAGCGTTTTAGATCGGTACAATCAACCATTGAAAGAAGCCGGAGAAATTGGGACAGATTATATCCGTTCTAAATATGAGTGCTTAGAGAAAAAAGAAAAATTAGCGATCGCACCCAAAATTACCACAGTATTTCCCACTTTAGTATTGGGTGGTGATGCCAATAAACCCTATTCTGCTGTCACATCTGGCATTCCAGAAGTGACAAAATATATTAATTTGATTCGCTTTTTGGAAGCAGATGGCAGTTTTCACTTTATCCACGGACGAGACATTGCCACTGTCGTGCGATATTTAATCGATCATCCTCCCAAAAACCATCAACCACATCGGCTTGTTTTAGGTCAAGCACCGTTAACAGCTAATCAAGCAATAAAAGAAGTTTGCGCTTATTTGGGCAAAAAGATTTACTTTCGTATTCCCATATCTTTAGCCTTGGCTAATTTAATTATTGTTCTGTTTCGCATTCAGATGGCCGCTTGGGATCGGTTTTGCATGAACTATCGGCATTTTACTTATGAAAAATTCATCAATCCCGATAGTTTCGGCTTGCCAAATTACTGTGCAACCATGAGTGATATTTTAAAAATTAGTGGTATCAAACGCGCTAAAAATTAG
- a CDS encoding B12-binding domain-containing radical SAM protein, translating to MRILLVYPIFPKTFWSYEKILELVDRKVLLPPLGLVTVAAILPQEWEFKLVDRNIRPATEAEWAWADVVILSAMIVQKQDLLEQIQEAKKRGKLVAVGGPYPTSVPHEVENVGADFLILDEGEITLPMFIEAIQRGETSGTFRATEKPDVTSTPIPRFDLLELNAYDMMSVQFSRGCPFQCEFCDIIVLYGRKPRTKTPAQLLAELDYLYELGWRRGVFMVDDNFIGNKRNVKLLLKELKVWMAEHKYPFRFDTEASVDLAQDAEMLELMVECGFSAVFLGIETPDEDSLQMTKKFQNTRSSLTEAVQTITKAGLRPMAGFIIGFDGEKAGAGDRIVRFAEQAAIPSTTFAMLQALPNTALWHRLKKEGRLRENQNANIANINQTTLMNFVPTRPLEELAREYIEAFCTLYDPVQYLDRTYRCFLMMGLPSWKAPAKMPEWIVVKALLIVIWRQGIKRETRWKFWHHLFSILKRNPGVIEHYISACAHNEHFLEYRQIVRDQIESQLAEYLAQGAETPYVLVKEKTEEKAEAVVS from the coding sequence ATGCGAATCCTGTTAGTGTATCCGATATTTCCCAAAACCTTTTGGTCTTATGAAAAAATCTTGGAGTTAGTCGATCGCAAGGTTTTACTACCACCTCTAGGTTTAGTAACAGTAGCCGCCATTCTGCCCCAAGAATGGGAATTTAAGCTGGTTGATCGCAACATCCGCCCAGCAACAGAAGCAGAGTGGGCATGGGCAGATGTAGTAATCCTCTCTGCGATGATTGTCCAGAAACAAGATTTACTTGAGCAAATCCAGGAAGCAAAAAAACGTGGCAAGCTAGTCGCAGTTGGCGGCCCCTACCCCACCTCTGTACCTCATGAAGTTGAAAATGTTGGCGCAGATTTTCTAATTCTGGATGAAGGGGAAATCACGCTCCCCATGTTTATTGAGGCAATTCAACGGGGTGAAACTTCTGGGACTTTCCGCGCCACAGAAAAACCTGATGTCACAAGCACACCAATACCCCGCTTTGATTTATTAGAGTTGAATGCTTATGACATGATGTCGGTGCAGTTTTCGCGTGGGTGTCCCTTCCAGTGCGAATTTTGCGACATTATTGTTCTCTACGGGCGCAAACCACGCACTAAAACCCCAGCCCAACTTTTAGCAGAGTTAGATTATCTCTATGAGTTGGGTTGGCGACGGGGTGTGTTCATGGTGGATGACAACTTTATTGGCAACAAACGAAATGTAAAATTGTTGCTGAAAGAGTTAAAAGTCTGGATGGCAGAACATAAGTATCCCTTCCGATTTGACACTGAGGCATCAGTTGACTTGGCACAAGATGCAGAAATGTTGGAATTGATGGTTGAGTGCGGTTTCTCGGCGGTGTTTTTAGGAATCGAAACACCGGATGAAGATAGTTTGCAAATGACCAAGAAATTTCAAAATACTCGCAGTTCTCTAACTGAGGCAGTGCAAACCATCACCAAAGCAGGATTGCGCCCAATGGCTGGCTTTATTATCGGCTTTGATGGCGAAAAAGCAGGCGCAGGCGATCGCATTGTCCGCTTTGCCGAACAAGCAGCAATCCCCTCTACTACCTTTGCCATGTTGCAAGCGTTACCAAATACCGCCCTTTGGCATCGCTTGAAAAAGGAAGGACGACTGCGGGAAAACCAAAATGCCAATATTGCTAACATCAATCAAACAACATTGATGAACTTCGTCCCCACTCGTCCCCTAGAAGAACTTGCACGAGAATATATTGAGGCATTTTGTACTTTATACGACCCAGTGCAATACTTGGATCGTACTTACCGCTGCTTCTTAATGATGGGTTTACCAAGTTGGAAAGCACCAGCAAAAATGCCAGAGTGGATTGTCGTGAAAGCCTTGCTGATTGTGATTTGGCGACAAGGCATCAAACGGGAAACCCGCTGGAAATTCTGGCATCATTTGTTCAGCATTCTCAAGCGGAACCCTGGAGTTATTGAGCATTACATCTCTGCTTGCGCCCACAACGAGCATTTTCTAGAGTATCGCCAAATAGTCCGCGATCAAATTGAAAGCCAGCTAGCTGAATATTTGGCACAAGGTGCAGAAACGCCTTATGTGCTAGTGAAGGAAAAAACTGAGGAAAAAGCGGAAGCGGTAGTTAGTTAA
- a CDS encoding type II toxin-antitoxin system ParD family antitoxin, with product MNISLTPELEQLVKDKVSSGRYHSVSEVMGEALRLLDERDRVQEKRLAELKAKIQEGIEASERGEVVDGEEVFAEIEEDIRRAEAQMQQAEAAK from the coding sequence GTGAATATATCTTTGACCCCAGAACTTGAGCAGTTGGTTAAGGATAAGGTTAGTAGTGGTCGATATCACTCAGTAAGTGAAGTGATGGGTGAAGCATTGAGATTGCTAGATGAACGCGATCGCGTTCAAGAAAAGCGTCTAGCAGAATTGAAAGCTAAAATCCAAGAAGGTATTGAAGCCTCAGAGCGTGGTGAAGTAGTTGATGGTGAAGAGGTATTTGCAGAAATTGAAGAAGATATCCGACGTGCTGAAGCTCAAATGCAACAAGCAGAGGCAGCTAAATAA
- a CDS encoding ABC transporter substrate-binding protein, translated as MNTNFLAPKIRDFWYLLRNSARQFFILGIIVSLCLIFLSSCQGLRQKEDGVIHLTLWHAINPPANRDIFQKLVDKFNQTHPNIQVQSIFESEPQLPKILTSVVANVPPDMLAFHPEYTGQFVELGAIRSLEDWLDKSALKSDIRPNLLEEMQLDGHIWSVPMHTSNIGIFYRPKLFEAAGITELPKTWDELRQVAKKLTIDRNGDRRPEQYGMLLPLGKGGWTVFSWFPFLLGAEGEIVINNRPNLMNAGAIAALKFWQDLMKDGSVLLSAPERGYEEDAFLAGRVAMQITGPWTLIMKSEVDHQVLPIPASVRPATVTGTGNLFVMKTTPAREQAALKFLEYVLSEEFQTEWCIGTGFLPVTLTSAQSKAYQQFITEKPMLKVFFDQLPVARSQPIIAGYSRISDSLGRAIEATLLGESAEKALKIAQERLELIWDDK; from the coding sequence ATGAATACTAATTTTTTAGCTCCCAAAATTAGAGATTTTTGGTATTTATTGAGAAATTCGGCTCGGCAGTTTTTTATTTTAGGAATCATTGTAAGTTTGTGTCTGATATTTTTATCTAGTTGTCAGGGGCTAAGACAAAAGGAAGATGGGGTAATTCATCTAACACTATGGCACGCTATTAATCCCCCTGCAAATCGAGATATATTTCAAAAACTAGTAGATAAATTTAATCAGACTCATCCTAATATTCAGGTGCAATCTATCTTTGAGAGTGAACCTCAATTACCAAAAATATTGACCTCAGTAGTTGCCAATGTGCCACCAGATATGCTGGCATTCCATCCTGAATATACGGGTCAATTTGTGGAATTAGGGGCAATTCGATCTTTAGAAGATTGGTTAGACAAATCGGCTCTCAAGTCAGATATTAGACCTAATCTACTAGAAGAAATGCAGTTAGATGGTCACATTTGGTCAGTGCCAATGCACACCAGTAATATTGGGATTTTTTATCGCCCTAAACTTTTTGAAGCTGCGGGAATTACAGAATTACCCAAGACTTGGGATGAATTGAGACAAGTTGCCAAAAAATTAACTATAGACCGCAATGGCGATCGCCGCCCCGAACAGTATGGCATGTTACTGCCTTTAGGAAAAGGAGGATGGACTGTATTTAGTTGGTTCCCGTTTTTACTTGGTGCTGAGGGAGAAATTGTAATCAATAATCGCCCCAATTTAATGAATGCGGGTGCGATCGCGGCCTTAAAATTTTGGCAAGACCTGATGAAAGATGGTTCAGTATTACTTTCTGCCCCAGAACGAGGTTATGAAGAAGACGCGTTTCTTGCAGGTCGTGTAGCGATGCAAATAACAGGCCCCTGGACTTTAATTATGAAATCTGAGGTCGATCATCAAGTATTACCCATACCAGCAAGTGTCAGACCTGCCACAGTCACAGGTACCGGAAATTTATTTGTGATGAAGACCACGCCAGCAAGAGAGCAAGCAGCACTCAAATTTTTAGAATATGTTTTGAGCGAGGAATTCCAAACTGAATGGTGTATAGGGACGGGTTTTTTGCCAGTTACCCTCACATCGGCTCAAAGCAAAGCTTATCAACAATTTATCACCGAAAAACCAATGTTAAAAGTGTTTTTTGACCAACTACCTGTGGCACGTTCTCAACCGATTATTGCTGGATATAGCCGTATTTCTGACAGTCTTGGTCGAGCGATAGAAGCGACATTGCTAGGAGAGTCTGCTGAAAAAGCCCTCAAAATAGCACAAGAGCGTTTAGAACTGATTTGGGATGACAAATAA